The Apium graveolens cultivar Ventura unplaced genomic scaffold, ASM990537v1 ctg2652, whole genome shotgun sequence genome includes a region encoding these proteins:
- the LOC141700645 gene encoding uncharacterized protein LOC141700645 produces MAEVADAAKDVEKERIDFRTSRSNRGSKRARDDQGFVQDRKWYGGTVLGTLFVGRRDAYVLFDIGLTHSIVSLSFIHHLGIAPSLLYPHMFIATPMGNSIIISDIYPKCPLVVGDRNCKINLLSMEMHDFDIILGMDWLSEHHAIIDYQGKRVIFGDADKPEFVYQGSQPKGEDTSKDEPHIKDYPVVREYEDVFPNELPGLPPHRKVDFTIELVLGAEPIFKEPYRMTPLELQELKEQLQEGIELDPAKDEAITNWPIPSNVTEVRSFLGLAGYYRHFVEGSGGFQVYSDASKRGLGCVLMQHGKVTSYASRQLKPYEYHPGNANVVADRLSRKYLGSVTSIITQSNLISDLERLGVELYVRGSSGSIANLKVELNLVSRVKEAQKCDTGLEAIRFEVTGGKETTHVHELAEIFQRDIVRLHGVPVSIVSDRDTRFTSRFWKGFQHAWGTRLNFSIAYHSQTDGQSERTIQTLEDMLRACTLE; encoded by the exons atGGCAGAGGTGGCTGATGCAGCAAAGGATGTTGAGAAGGAGCGCATAGATTTCAGGACTTCGAGGTCTAACCGTGGTAGTAAGAGGGCTAGGGATGATCAGGGTTTTGTACAGGATAGAAAGTGGTATGGAG GTACCGTTTTAGGAACACTTTTTGTTGGTAGACGTGAtgcttatgtgttatttgatattGGTTTGACCCATTCTATTGTGTCTTTATCGTTTATTCATCATCTTGGCATTGCACCTTCATTATTATATCCTCATATGTTTATTGCTACCCCGATGGGGAATTCTATTATTATATCTGATATATATCCAAAGTGTCCGTTAGTTGTTGGAGATAGAAATTGTAAGATCAACTTGCTTTCGATGGAGATGCATGACTTTGATATTATCTTGGGCATGGATTGGTTGAGTGAACATCATGCCATAATTGATTATCAAGGAAAGAGGGTGATCTTTGGGGATGCAGATAAACCAGAATTTGTATATCAAGGGTCTCAGCCGAAAGGGGAG GATACATCAAAGGACGAACCTCACATCAAGGATTATCCAGTTGTGAGGGAGTATGAAGATGTGTTCCCCAATGAGCTACCAGGTTTGCCACCACATAGAAAGGTGGATTTTACTATTGAACTTGTTCTAGGTGCCGAGCCTATTTTTAAGGAGCCTTACCGGATGACACCACTTGAGTTACAAGAATTGAAGgagcagttgcaaga GGGCATTGAGTTAGATCCCGCGAAAGACGAGGCTATTACTAATTGGCCGATACCCAGCAATGTGACGGAGGTAAGGAGTTTCTTGGGTTTAGCAGGCTACTACAGGCATTTTGTGGAAG GTAGTGGAGGTTTTcaggtttatagtgatgcttctaagagagGATTGGGGTGTGTTCTTATGCAACATGGGAAGGTGACTTCCTACGCCTCCAGACAGCTTAAACCCTATGAG TACCATCCAGGAAACGCGAATGTAGTGGCAGACCGTCTTAGTAGGAAATACTTGGGGAGTGTTACATCTATCATTACTCAGTCGAaccttatttcagatttggagcgcttgggtgttgagttgtatgttagaggATCAAGTGGTAGCATTGCAAATTTAAAAGTGGAACTGAATCTTGTTTCAAGGGTTAAGGAAGCTCAGAAGTGTGATACAGGTTTGGAAGCTATTAGATTCGAGGTGACAGGTGGAAA AGAGACTACTCATGTTCATGAGTTAGCAGAGATTTTTCAGCGTGATATTGTCAGACTTCATGGTGTGCCTGTGTCGATAGTTTCTGACAGAGATACGAGGTTTACTTCGCGTTTTTGGAAGGGGTTCCAGCATGCTTGGGGTACAAGACTTAATTTCAGTATAGCTTATCATTCGCAGACTGATGGACAGTCAgagaggacgattcagacattggaggatatgttgagggcTTGCACGTTAGAGTGA